The following proteins are encoded in a genomic region of Trypanosoma brucei gambiense DAL972 chromosome 8, complete sequence:
- a CDS encoding serine/threonine kinase, putative translates to MRGTKRIGRYELGKTLGSGNFSKVKIGRDVETGKEWAIKIIDKEQLVRERMEEQLKREIAVMKVLRQPNVIELREVMQTTNHIYIVLELVTGGELFDKIAAAKRFDENTARHYFHQLIAGVHYCHSQGIAHRDLKPENLLLDSDDTLKISDFGLSHLHNGNAGGQGTMLQTVCGTPNYVAPEVLKERGYDGVMADVWSCGVVLFVMLAGYLPFDDENVNALFTKIERGEYRMSRHFSPNARSLISRMLTVDPRRRITVAEITQHPWFVEGGNQTVPNTHQVVHVSDEEVQNAVQTV, encoded by the coding sequence ATGAGAGGTACGAAACGCATTGGGCGTTATGAACTTGGAAAAACGCTCGGATCCGGAAACTTCTCAAAGGTAAAGATTGGCCGTGATGTGGAAACTGGAAAAGAATGGGCCATTAAAATTATAGACAAGGAACAACTCGTGCGGGAGCGGATGGAAGAGCAACTCAAACGAGAGATTGCAGTAATGAAGGTGTTGCGCCAACCGAATGTTATCGAGCTTCGAGAGGTCATGCAGACAACCAACCACATTTACATTGTACTGGAACTCGTTACTGGTGGGGAGTTGTTTGATAAAATCGCAGCAGCAAAGCGTTTTGATGAAAATACTGCACGCCACTACTTCCATCAACTCATTGCAGGTGTTCACTATTGTCATAGCCAAGGTATTGCTCACCGCGATCTTAAGCCTGAAAACCTGCTGCTTGACTCGGATGATACACTGAAGATAAGCGACTTTGGTCTCAGTCATTTGCATAATGGAAATGCAGGTGGACAAGGGACGATGTTGCAAACCGTTTGCGGCACTCCAAATTATGTGGCTCCTGAAGTACTGAAGGAACGCGGCTACGACGGTGTGATGGCTGATGTGTGGAGCTGCGGTGTGGTGCTGTTTGTGATGCTTGCGGGATATCTTCCTTTTGATGACGAGAATGTTAATGCTCTCTTTACCAAAATTGAGCGAGGGGAGTATCGCATGTCACGTCACTTTTCACCTAACGCTCGAAGTCTTATTTCGCGCATGCTAACCGTAGACCCGCGGCGTCGAATAACAGTTGCGGAGATTACCCAACATCCATGGTTTGTGGAAGGCGGGAACCAAACGGTGCCGAACACTCATCAGGTGGTTCATGTATCGGATGAAGAGGTGCAAAATGCGGTACAAACCGTCTAG
- a CDS encoding T. brucei spp.-specific protein: MTINIFAELEQFKRCKIITHLDPAQDYLLYRTPRMVPTLLGKKVTGDPTPRPCDTSSHTLDGDSVMKWFESSATTFTSRAPSPRQCALPAQKTPLNLIPSCDDDFEATKSVDAGDGLAKTVIYLPMASSDQPTPQLLSPTPAAPELSCSEWFLPGESAECILMSPYSQHLPLTTIASRAAAATRETASPTIVVEHVEVPSTSREEQPPSPDLAVRVERTPRVTETAAKKTPRNCGAGNGITGTTDTLRPPVVATRMTHRRPEACVTPTTVKGNNIPASPVGDDDVVVELVVDEDVPHIHDAKVVQTSAVVTPRVPKPSAISTLKSCGMEASLSVPNGLVPLKVPAVTSRRSLSRKPGAMGGFATASTTPRIPIVTIMGSARSANAASGRVTSRGTPRTPASSLRRTSRTTEEASGRVVAERVVRWRRLSESGSCLLDSPSSPTASEFFSRRTGITPIIKMTGASSRASPQPSVVPTARSTAVAADGSQNSLEEAPTAQSPSSPAAASDRLSITPTADASLVTPEKWTCPALPTTVERSLVTNKISLRSSVAPTVHSHPVTEKASRCSSVADSTELCPTTARGPHQSIALHSSRSLPMFSEVPANSPNISTACASSPMSNRVPFFLDTEPAAEVPVAVTQTARRRSPITTSEPFPATSEEHSPFSSAPFGSRRRGVIVVSRPPSVAHTAAESHTAADSEITDRTARRSLTSVRSSESCASPQQTVGEAVPSSVSIGLPRQREKTKCCHVM, translated from the coding sequence ATGACTATCAACATCTTTGCTGAACTGGAACAATTTAAGAGATGTAAGATAATTACACACTTAGATCCTGCACAAGATTATCTCTTGTACCGCACTCCCCGCATGGTTCCGACTCTACTGGGAAAGAAGGTAACAGGTGACCCCACACCGCGCCCATGCGACACCTCGTCTCACACACTTGATGGTGACAGCGTTATGAAATGGTTTGAGAGCAGTGCCACAACGTTTACCTCACGTGCTCCATCACCGCGGCAATGCGCACTACCCGCACAAAAAACGCCGCTGAATTTAATCCCTTCATGTGATGATGATTTCGAGGCCACAAAATCAGTAGACGCGGGAGACGGTTTGGCCAAGACTGTCATTTATCTTCCCATGGCGTCTTCGGATCAACCCACTCCACAGTTATTGTCCCCAACTCCTGCAGCTCCGGAGTTAAGCTGCAGTGAATGGTTCCTTCCGGGTGAAAGCGCCGAGTGTATTTTAATGTCCCCCTACTCGCAGCACTTGCCTCTTACAACGATTGCTTCCCGCGCTGCTGCGGCCACTCGGGAAACAGCGTCTCCAACAATAGTTGTGGAACATGTAGAGGTTCCTTCTACCTCTAGGGAAGAACAACCGCCATCGCCTGATTTGGCAGTACGTGTCGAAAGAACTCCTAGGGTCACTGAGACAGCGGCAAAAAAAACTCCACGAAACTGTGGCGCAGGAAACGGGATTACAGGAACGACCGATACACTCCGTCCACCTGTCGTTGCAACAAGAATGACACATCGAAGACCTGAGGCATGCGTTACGCCTACCACAGTCAAAGGTAATAATATCCCCGCGAGCCCTGTGGGTGACGATGACGTGGTGGTTGAACTTGTGGTGGATGAGGATGTCCCTCATATTCATGATGCGAAGGTTGTGCAAACATCGGCCGTTGTCACACCACGAGTTCCCAAACCATCAGCCATAAGTACCCTAAAGAGCTGTGGGATGGAAGCAAGCCTTTCGGTACCAAATGGTTTAGTCCCACTTAAGGTTCCTGCAGTGACATCAAGAAGAAGCCTTAGTCGAAAACCTGGAGCAATGGGGGGTTTTGCGACGGCAAGCACGACACCTCGAATCCCTATAGTTACAATTATGGGGTCTGCACGCAGCGCAAATGCAGCGTCTGGGCGGGTTACGTCGAGGGGTACTCCTCGAACTCCCGCATCATCGCTTAGGAGGACCTCGCGAACTACTGAAGAGGCAAGTGGGCGTGTGGTCGCCGAAAGGGTTGTGAGGTGGAGGCGTCTTTCGGAGAGTGGTTCATGTTTATTAGATAGCCCATCCTCTCCTACTGCTAGTGAGTTTTTTTCACGTCGGACCGGAATAACACCCATTATTAAGATGACGGGTGCCTCTTCGAGGGCTTCCCCTCAACCATCAGTTGTGCCGACAGCGAGATCGACGGCTGTCGCTGCGGATGGTTCGCAGAATTCGTTAGAGGAAGCACCCACCGCGCAATCGCCATCATCACCAGCGGCCGCTTCAGACCGTCTATCGATAACGCCTACTGCCGATGCGTCACTCGTCACCCCTGAAAAGTGGACATGCCCGGCACTTCCGACTACCGTCGAGCGATCTCTGGTCACGAACAAAATATCGCTTCGCTCCTCAGTTGCACCGACCGTTCACTCACACCCTGTAACTGAGAAGGCGTCACGGTGTTCGTCAGTTGCGGATTCTACTGAACTGTGCCCAACGACCGCACGTGGTCCGCACCAATCGATAGCTTTGCATTCAAGTCGGTCGTTACCCATGTTTAGTGAAGTTCCAGCCAATTCACCGAACATTTCTACCGCTTGCGCGTCGTCACCGATGTCTAATCGGGTACCCTTTTTTCTGGATACGGAACCCGCTGCGGAGGTTCCTGTTGCGGTTACACAAACGGCGCGACGTCGGTCTCCGATAACAACATCCGAACCGTTTCCCGCAACCTCGGAGGAGCATTCACCCTTTTCAAGTGCACCATTTGGTAGTCGACGACGGGGTGTTATAGTGGTATCACGCCCACCATCAGTTGCACATACGGCAGCCGAGTCACATACGGCAGCCGATTCTGAAATAACCGATAGAACAGCGCGTCGTTCCTTAACGTCTGTGCGTTCCTCCGAGTCGTGTGCGTCCCCGCAGCAAACTGTTGGCGAAGCGGTCCCCTCCTCAGTGTCGATTGGCCTTCCGCGGCagagagagaaaacgaaATGCTGCCATGTTATGTAA
- a CDS encoding small GTP-binding protein Rab1, putative, with translation MSTEYDHLFKLLLIGDSGVGKSCLLLRFADDSYTESYISTIGVDFKIRTLDIDGKVIKLQIWDTAGQERFRTITSSYYRGAHGIIIVYDTTDMESFNNVKTWLSEIDKFASENVNKLLVGNKCDLVTKKAVDTQMAQEFADSLGIPFLETSAKESSNVETAFIEMAKNIKKRVAAQGANSGATAGGRPLLTGNNRPATNSGGQKSGCC, from the coding sequence ATGTCTACAGAGTACGATCACCTTTTTAAGCTGTTGCTCATTGGCGATAGCGGTGTGGGAAAGTCGTGTCTCCTTCTTCGTTTTGCGGACGACAGCTACACGGAGAGTTACATCAGCACCATCGGTGTGGACTTTAAAATTCGCACACTGGATATTGATGGTAAAGTTATTAAATTACAAATTTGGGATACTGCCGGCCAGGAGCGCTTCCGTACCATCACCAGTAGTTACTACCGCGGGGCACACGGcattattattgtgtatGATACTACCGATATGGAGAGTTTCAACAACGTAAAAACTTGGCTTTCTGAAATTGACAAGTTTGCCAGTGAGAATGTGAACAAGCTGCTAGTCGGCAATAAATGTGACCTCGTTACGAAGAAGGCCGTTGACACGCAGATGGCACAGGAATTTGCTGACAGCCTCGGGATTCCCTTCCTGGAGACAAGTGCTAAAGAATCCTCCAACGTGGAGACGGCTTTCATTGAGATGGCAAAAAATATTAAGAAACGTGTGGCTGCTCAGGGAGCCAACAGCGGCGCAACTGCTGGTGGAAGGCCATTACTAACCGGTAATAACCGCCCAGCAACCAACAGCGGAGGTCAAAAGAGTGGATGTtgctaa